The following proteins are encoded in a genomic region of Protaetiibacter sp. SSC-01:
- the infB gene encoding translation initiation factor IF-2: MANPRVHEIAAELGIESNIALEKLKEMGEYVKSASSSIAPPVARRLKQQLEADGVAKPKPAQPKPAPKPAEAKPAPAPAPAPAAEKPAAPAAPAPASEAPAAPAAPAAGGGDRPAPAAPRPAGAPRPGAPRPGNNPYAPSQGMQRPGAPRPGNNPFSSTQGMPRPGGGAIPRPAAPRPGAPRPGAPRPGAPRPGAPRPGAPFQQRPGGPGRPGGAGGGFAGRPGGGGGYAGRPGGGGGRGRGPGGGTAGAFGKGGGKSKARKSKRTKRAEFEMREAPQLGGVAIPRGDGSRVIRLRRGASISDLADKLETLTGFSVQPGSLVTALFHLGEMATATESLDEATFSILGEELGYKIQIVSPEDEDKELLEGFGLDLEQELEDEDDADLEIRPPVVTVMGHVDHGKTKLLDAIRQANVVAGEAGGITQHIGAYQVWTEHDGIERAITFIDTPGHEAFTAMRARGAQVTDIAILVVAADDGIMPQTVEALNHAQAAGVPIVVAVNKVDKEGANPAKVRQQLTEFGLVAEEYGGDTMFVDVSALNNIGINELLDAVLLTADAGLDLRANPNKDARGVAIEAKLDKGRGAVATVLIQSGTLRVGDAIVAGTAYGRVRAMHDENGDPVEEAAPSRPVQVQGLSTVPRAGDTFLVTEEDRTARQIAEKREAVERNAQLAKARKRISLEDFTRALEEGKVDSLNLIIKGDVSGAVEALEESLLKIEVDDSVQLRILHRGVGAITESDIDLATIDNAIVIGFNVRPDVKARERAAREGIDVRFYSVIYSALDDIESSLKGMLKPEYEEVQSGVAEIREVFRSSKFGNIAGVLVRSGTITRNAKARVIRDGVVVGDNLAIESLRRFKDDVTEVKTDFEAGIGLGKFNDIQIGDEIETIELVEKPRG, encoded by the coding sequence GTGGCCAACCCCCGCGTGCACGAGATCGCAGCAGAGCTCGGCATCGAATCCAACATCGCCCTTGAGAAGCTCAAGGAGATGGGCGAGTACGTGAAGTCGGCGTCGTCGTCGATCGCGCCGCCCGTCGCGCGCCGCCTCAAGCAGCAGCTCGAGGCCGACGGCGTCGCCAAGCCCAAGCCGGCGCAGCCCAAGCCGGCCCCGAAGCCGGCCGAGGCCAAGCCCGCGCCCGCGCCCGCCCCGGCCCCCGCAGCCGAGAAGCCGGCCGCGCCCGCGGCCCCGGCCCCGGCATCCGAGGCGCCCGCGGCTCCCGCAGCGCCCGCCGCCGGTGGTGGCGACCGCCCGGCCCCGGCCGCCCCGCGTCCCGCGGGAGCACCGCGACCCGGCGCGCCTCGGCCCGGCAACAACCCGTACGCGCCGAGCCAGGGTATGCAGCGCCCCGGCGCCCCGCGCCCGGGCAACAACCCCTTCTCGTCGACGCAGGGCATGCCGCGTCCGGGCGGCGGCGCGATCCCGCGTCCGGCCGCTCCGCGTCCCGGTGCCCCGCGCCCCGGCGCACCCCGTCCCGGCGCTCCGCGTCCGGGCGCCCCGCGTCCCGGCGCCCCGTTCCAGCAGCGCCCCGGCGGCCCCGGTCGTCCCGGCGGTGCCGGCGGCGGCTTCGCCGGTCGCCCCGGAGGCGGTGGCGGCTATGCCGGACGCCCCGGTGGTGGCGGCGGCCGCGGCCGTGGACCCGGCGGTGGAACCGCGGGTGCGTTCGGCAAGGGCGGCGGCAAGTCCAAGGCCCGTAAGTCGAAGCGGACGAAGCGCGCAGAATTCGAGATGCGGGAGGCCCCGCAGCTCGGAGGCGTCGCGATCCCGCGCGGCGACGGCAGCCGCGTCATCCGCCTGCGCCGCGGTGCGTCGATCAGCGACCTCGCCGACAAGCTCGAGACGCTCACCGGCTTCTCGGTGCAGCCGGGCTCGCTCGTGACCGCGCTCTTCCACCTGGGCGAGATGGCGACCGCGACCGAGTCGCTCGACGAGGCCACCTTCTCGATCCTCGGTGAGGAGCTGGGCTACAAGATCCAGATCGTCAGCCCCGAAGACGAGGACAAGGAGCTCCTCGAGGGCTTCGGGCTCGACCTCGAGCAGGAGCTCGAGGACGAGGACGACGCCGACCTCGAGATCCGGCCCCCGGTCGTCACGGTCATGGGCCACGTCGACCACGGAAAGACCAAGCTCCTCGACGCCATCCGTCAGGCGAACGTCGTGGCGGGCGAGGCCGGCGGCATCACCCAGCACATCGGTGCGTACCAGGTGTGGACCGAGCACGACGGCATCGAGCGCGCCATCACCTTCATCGACACCCCGGGTCACGAGGCGTTCACCGCCATGCGTGCCCGCGGTGCCCAGGTGACCGACATCGCGATCCTCGTCGTCGCGGCCGACGACGGCATCATGCCGCAGACGGTTGAGGCACTGAACCACGCGCAGGCGGCCGGTGTGCCGATCGTCGTCGCGGTCAACAAGGTCGACAAGGAGGGCGCGAACCCCGCCAAGGTGCGCCAGCAGCTCACCGAGTTCGGTCTCGTGGCCGAGGAGTACGGCGGCGACACGATGTTCGTCGACGTCTCGGCGCTCAACAACATCGGCATCAACGAGCTGCTCGACGCGGTGCTCCTCACCGCCGACGCCGGACTCGACCTGCGCGCCAACCCCAACAAGGACGCGCGCGGTGTCGCCATCGAGGCGAAGCTCGACAAGGGCCGCGGCGCCGTCGCGACCGTGCTCATCCAGTCGGGAACGCTGCGCGTCGGTGACGCGATCGTCGCAGGCACGGCCTACGGCCGCGTCCGTGCGATGCACGACGAGAACGGCGACCCGGTCGAGGAGGCCGCACCGTCGCGTCCGGTTCAGGTGCAGGGTCTCTCGACCGTGCCCCGCGCCGGCGACACCTTCCTCGTCACCGAGGAGGACCGCACGGCCCGGCAGATCGCCGAGAAGCGCGAAGCCGTCGAGCGCAACGCCCAGCTGGCCAAGGCCCGCAAGCGCATCTCGCTCGAGGACTTCACCCGCGCGCTCGAAGAGGGCAAGGTCGACTCGCTCAACCTCATCATCAAGGGTGACGTCTCCGGTGCCGTCGAGGCGCTCGAGGAGTCGCTGCTCAAGATCGAGGTCGACGACAGCGTCCAGCTCCGCATCCTGCACCGCGGTGTCGGTGCGATCACCGAGTCGGACATCGACCTGGCGACGATCGACAACGCGATCGTCATCGGCTTCAACGTGCGGCCCGACGTCAAGGCACGCGAGCGCGCCGCCCGCGAGGGCATCGACGTGCGCTTCTACTCGGTCATCTACTCGGCGCTCGACGACATCGAGTCGTCGCTCAAGGGCATGCTCAAGCCGGAGTACGAGGAGGTCCAGTCGGGCGTCGCGGAGATCCGCGAGGTGTTCCGCTCCTCCAAGTTCGGCAACATCGCGGGTGTGCTCGTCCGCTCCGGCACGATCACGCGCAACGCCAAGGCGCGCGTCATCCGCGACGGCGTTGTCGTCGGCGACAACCTCGCCATCGAGTCGCTGCGTCGCTTCAAGGACGACGTCACCGAGGTCAAGACGGACTTCGAGGCCGGTATCGGCCTCGGCAAGTTCAACGACATCCAGATCGGCGACGAGATCGAGACGATCGAGCTGGTCGAGAAGCCGCGCGGCTAG
- the rbfA gene encoding 30S ribosome-binding factor RbfA: MGENPRAAKVADRIREIIAQRLERGLRDPRLGFVTITDVRVTGDLQHASVFYTVYGTEEERADSAAALKAATGMLRTEVGRNLNLRLTPSLEFIADAIPENAAAIDALLREATERDNEARALAANAAYAGDEDPYVKPRELDDEDEE, from the coding sequence ATGGGTGAGAACCCTCGGGCGGCCAAGGTCGCCGACCGCATCCGCGAGATCATCGCGCAGCGCCTCGAGCGGGGGCTGCGCGACCCGCGCCTCGGTTTCGTGACCATCACCGACGTGCGCGTCACGGGCGACCTGCAGCACGCGAGCGTCTTCTACACGGTCTACGGCACCGAGGAGGAGCGCGCGGACTCCGCCGCGGCGCTCAAGGCCGCCACCGGCATGCTGCGCACCGAGGTCGGACGCAACCTCAACCTGCGTCTCACGCCGAGCCTCGAGTTCATCGCCGACGCGATCCCCGAGAACGCCGCCGCGATCGACGCCCTGCTCCGCGAGGCGACCGAGCGCGACAACGAGGCCCGCGCCCTCGCCGCGAACGCGGCCTACGCGGGCGACGAGGACCCCTACGTCAAGCCGCGCGAGCTCGACGACGAGGACGAGGAGTGA
- a CDS encoding LLM class flavin-dependent oxidoreductase, translating to MTPALSVLDLVPVRTGQTSADAVAASLALARLADELGYERYWYAEHHNMPSVASTTPPVLIAATAARTERIRVGSGGVMLPNHAPLVVAEQFAALEALAPGRIDLGIGRAPGSDPVISALLRASGPTSEVDRFEGHLGDIRALAGEGATVTVNTRDGLRDYEVRATPAASGLPELWLLGSSDYSAHLAAKLGLPYVFAHHFSGEGTERALAIYRSEFRPSETLAAPRTFLTLNVVVADTAEEAYARALPSLQNMARLRTGKPLRPLDTVEVAEREELDVASRHVIDAMLERWVVDAPDAAAGRIRELASRFGVDEVMVSPGAGSREHEPAGRALGRERTLELLAASLAG from the coding sequence GTGACACCCGCGCTCTCCGTCCTCGACCTCGTGCCGGTCCGCACCGGCCAGACCTCCGCGGATGCCGTGGCCGCGTCGCTCGCGCTCGCCCGCCTCGCCGACGAGCTCGGCTACGAGCGCTACTGGTACGCCGAGCACCACAACATGCCGTCCGTGGCGTCGACCACGCCGCCCGTGCTCATCGCCGCGACCGCCGCGCGCACCGAGCGCATCCGCGTCGGATCGGGCGGCGTCATGCTGCCGAACCACGCGCCGCTCGTCGTCGCCGAGCAGTTCGCCGCGCTCGAAGCTCTCGCGCCCGGTCGCATCGACCTCGGCATCGGGCGAGCCCCGGGCTCCGACCCCGTGATCTCCGCGCTGCTGCGCGCGAGCGGCCCCACGAGCGAGGTCGACCGCTTCGAGGGGCACCTCGGCGACATCCGCGCCCTCGCCGGAGAGGGCGCGACCGTCACGGTCAACACGCGCGACGGCCTGCGCGACTACGAGGTGCGTGCGACCCCCGCCGCATCCGGTCTGCCGGAGCTGTGGCTGCTCGGCTCGTCCGACTACTCGGCGCACCTCGCCGCCAAGCTCGGCCTGCCGTACGTCTTCGCCCACCACTTCTCGGGCGAGGGCACCGAGCGCGCGCTCGCGATCTACCGCAGCGAGTTCCGGCCCTCCGAGACGCTCGCCGCACCGCGCACCTTCCTCACCCTCAACGTCGTCGTCGCCGACACCGCCGAGGAGGCGTACGCACGCGCGCTCCCATCGCTGCAGAACATGGCGCGCCTGCGCACGGGAAAGCCGCTGCGCCCGCTCGACACGGTCGAAGTCGCCGAGCGCGAGGAGCTCGACGTCGCCTCCCGCCACGTCATCGACGCGATGCTCGAGCGCTGGGTCGTCGACGCGCCGGATGCCGCGGCAGGCCGCATCCGGGAGCTCGCCTCGCGCTTCGGCGTCGACGAGGTCATGGTGTCGCCCGGCGCCGGCTCGCGCGAGCACGAGCCCGCCGGCCGCGCGCTCGGTCGCGAGCGCACGCTCGAGCTGCTGGCCGCGTCACTCGCCGGTTGA
- a CDS encoding Fpg/Nei family DNA glycosylase, with protein MPELPEVHALASDLDARLRGREIARLQIVAFPALKTYDPPVESLAGERIAGVTRHGKFLDLATDGGLHLVMHLARAGWVRWRAAAPQSSGRPGAGPLAARLVLDDGSGFDVTEAGTKKSLALYVVRDPAEVPGIARLGPDPLADDFTLARFREILAAQGRAQLKSVLRDQSVVAGIGNAYSDEILHVARMSPFKPAAMGDDDSAALYEALRTTLADAVARAEGTPASELKAEKKSNLRVHGRFREPCPVCGTRIEQVIFADRTFQYCPGCQTGGKKLSDRVMDRLLK; from the coding sequence ATGCCGGAGCTGCCCGAGGTGCACGCGCTGGCATCCGACCTGGATGCGCGGCTGCGTGGTCGCGAGATCGCGCGCCTGCAGATCGTCGCCTTCCCGGCGCTCAAGACCTACGACCCGCCGGTCGAGTCGCTCGCGGGCGAGCGGATCGCCGGGGTGACGCGCCACGGCAAGTTCCTCGACCTCGCGACCGACGGCGGGCTCCACCTCGTCATGCATCTCGCACGCGCGGGCTGGGTCCGCTGGCGCGCCGCGGCGCCGCAGAGTTCGGGGCGCCCGGGCGCAGGCCCCCTCGCGGCGCGACTCGTGCTCGACGACGGATCGGGCTTCGACGTGACCGAGGCGGGCACGAAGAAGAGCCTCGCGCTTTACGTCGTGCGCGACCCCGCAGAGGTGCCGGGCATCGCCCGCCTCGGGCCGGATCCGCTCGCCGACGACTTCACCCTCGCGCGCTTCCGGGAGATCCTCGCCGCACAGGGCCGCGCTCAGCTCAAGAGCGTGCTGCGCGACCAGTCCGTCGTCGCCGGCATCGGCAACGCGTACTCCGACGAGATCCTGCACGTCGCGCGCATGTCGCCGTTCAAGCCCGCCGCAATGGGCGACGACGATTCGGCCGCGCTCTACGAGGCGCTCCGCACGACGCTCGCGGATGCGGTGGCACGCGCCGAGGGCACGCCGGCATCCGAGCTCAAGGCCGAGAAGAAGTCGAACCTGCGCGTGCACGGGCGCTTTCGCGAGCCGTGCCCCGTGTGCGGAACGCGCATCGAGCAGGTGATCTTCGCCGACCGCACCTTCCAGTACTGCCCGGGGTGTCAGACGGGCGGCAAGAAGCTCAGTGACCGCGTGATGGACCGGTTGCTGAAGTAG
- a CDS encoding A/G-specific adenine glycosylase produces MGERVASWFAAGHRPLPWRAPGFPAWGVLVSEFMLQQTPVARVIPRLEEWLARWPTPAALAAVPPGEAVRAWDRLGYPRRALNLHAASVAITERHGGEVPADVDALLALPGVGPYTARAVAAFAYGIRVPVVDVNVRRVLARAVRGVGEPGPARTREEHALMESLLPEDAGRARLANAGMMELGQTVCTARAPACEACPIADACVWRAAGYPAYTGPMAPKQKPYAGSDREVRGRILRELRASELPVPAERIAELWPDAVQRERALAGLLADGLVEAGDAGYALPSA; encoded by the coding sequence ATCGGCGAGCGCGTCGCCTCCTGGTTCGCAGCGGGTCACCGCCCGCTCCCCTGGCGGGCGCCGGGCTTCCCCGCGTGGGGCGTGCTCGTGTCGGAGTTCATGCTGCAGCAGACCCCCGTCGCGCGCGTGATCCCGCGCCTCGAGGAATGGCTCGCGCGCTGGCCGACCCCTGCCGCCCTCGCGGCCGTTCCGCCCGGCGAGGCGGTGCGCGCGTGGGACCGCCTCGGCTACCCGCGGCGCGCGCTCAACCTGCACGCGGCATCCGTCGCGATCACCGAGCGGCACGGCGGAGAGGTGCCCGCCGACGTCGACGCTCTGCTCGCGCTGCCCGGCGTCGGCCCCTACACGGCGCGCGCCGTCGCGGCGTTCGCGTACGGCATCCGAGTGCCCGTCGTCGACGTCAACGTGCGCCGCGTGCTCGCGCGGGCGGTGCGCGGCGTCGGCGAGCCGGGTCCGGCGCGCACGCGCGAGGAGCACGCGCTCATGGAGTCGCTGCTGCCCGAGGATGCCGGGCGGGCGCGGCTCGCCAATGCCGGGATGATGGAGCTCGGTCAGACGGTGTGCACGGCCCGCGCTCCCGCGTGCGAGGCGTGCCCGATCGCCGACGCGTGCGTGTGGCGGGCGGCCGGCTACCCCGCCTACACGGGCCCGATGGCGCCCAAGCAGAAGCCGTACGCGGGGTCCGACCGCGAGGTGCGCGGACGCATCCTGCGCGAGCTGCGCGCGAGCGAACTGCCGGTGCCCGCCGAGCGGATCGCGGAGCTCTGGCCGGATGCCGTGCAGCGCGAGCGCGCCCTCGCCGGGCTCCTCGCCGACGGCCTCGTGGAGGCGGGCGACGCGGGCTACGCCCTCCCGAGCGCCTGA
- a CDS encoding uridine kinase: MARWAPQRRDVMAATVDEILGNYRRGRITIGVDGRTASGKSTFADDLAREFERRGYVTARASLDDFLNPAEQRYRRGRYSPEGYYRDAYAYDVFRRVLIEPFRMGGSAAFVTAAYDKVRDVQLEPKWRTGPDDVFLVVDGGFLDRPELRGVWNYTIWLDADDDVRAKRLHARDGIESASELAARYEGAHELYERDAHPRQTATAIIDNTDPEHPRRVFADAC, translated from the coding sequence ATGGCGAGATGGGCACCGCAGCGCCGCGACGTGATGGCCGCGACCGTCGACGAGATCCTCGGCAACTACCGACGCGGCCGGATCACGATCGGCGTCGACGGCCGCACGGCCTCGGGGAAGTCGACGTTCGCCGACGACCTCGCGCGCGAGTTCGAGCGGCGCGGGTACGTGACCGCCCGCGCGTCGCTCGACGACTTCCTCAACCCCGCCGAGCAGCGCTACCGGCGCGGACGGTACTCGCCCGAGGGCTACTACCGCGACGCGTACGCCTACGACGTCTTCCGGCGCGTGCTGATCGAGCCGTTCCGCATGGGCGGCTCGGCCGCGTTCGTGACGGCCGCCTACGACAAGGTGCGCGACGTGCAGCTCGAGCCGAAGTGGCGCACGGGGCCCGACGACGTCTTCCTCGTCGTCGACGGCGGGTTCCTCGACCGCCCGGAGCTGCGCGGCGTCTGGAACTACACGATCTGGCTCGACGCCGACGACGACGTCCGGGCGAAGCGCCTGCACGCGCGCGACGGCATCGAATCGGCGTCCGAGCTCGCCGCGCGCTACGAGGGCGCCCACGAGCTCTACGAGCGCGACGCGCATCCGCGTCAGACGGCGACGGCGATCATCGACAACACCGATCCCGAGCACCCGAGACGCGTCTTCGCCGACGCGTGCTGA
- a CDS encoding ketopantoate reductase family protein yields the protein MRIGVIGAGAVGGTFGALLAARGHDVEVTARGAQLEAINASGLLLDGGWGERRVRVAANATLTERPELAILATKAQDAATALAANATPLEGVPLLVVQNGLGGLEVAHRELPDSPVLGALALFAASYLEPGHVTVTGPNPTVIGAGPGADRALLESVAATIGEALPVEVTDDITGAQWTKLLINHVNALPAITGLSVQEVVAHAGLRRIMTASMRETVRVARRIGVRFGKVQGVSGAVIGLLGVLPLALGEQFPRLLARRMGSVPNPGSTLQSIRRGQLTEIEFLNGATVHAAAEHGLAAPVNSAIVELVHEVERTGSFIPPAEVVRRVPPR from the coding sequence ATGCGGATCGGCGTGATCGGGGCGGGAGCGGTCGGCGGCACCTTCGGGGCGCTGCTCGCGGCGAGGGGCCACGACGTCGAGGTGACGGCGCGCGGCGCGCAGCTCGAGGCCATCAACGCGAGCGGGCTGCTGCTCGACGGCGGCTGGGGCGAGCGCCGCGTGCGGGTCGCGGCGAACGCGACCCTCACCGAGCGCCCCGAACTCGCGATCCTCGCGACGAAGGCGCAGGATGCGGCGACCGCCCTCGCCGCGAACGCGACGCCTCTCGAGGGGGTGCCGCTCCTCGTCGTGCAGAACGGGCTCGGCGGGCTCGAGGTCGCGCACCGCGAGCTGCCCGACTCCCCCGTGCTCGGCGCGCTCGCGCTCTTCGCCGCGTCGTACCTCGAGCCCGGCCACGTCACCGTCACGGGCCCGAACCCCACCGTCATCGGCGCCGGCCCAGGTGCCGACCGCGCCCTCCTCGAGAGCGTCGCCGCGACGATCGGCGAGGCGCTCCCCGTCGAGGTGACCGACGACATCACCGGCGCGCAGTGGACGAAGCTCCTCATCAACCACGTCAACGCCCTGCCCGCCATCACGGGGCTGAGCGTGCAGGAGGTCGTCGCGCATGCCGGGCTCCGGCGGATCATGACCGCGAGCATGCGCGAGACGGTGCGCGTCGCACGCCGCATCGGGGTGCGCTTCGGCAAGGTGCAGGGCGTGTCGGGCGCGGTCATCGGGCTGCTCGGCGTGCTCCCCCTCGCGCTCGGCGAGCAGTTCCCGCGCTTGCTCGCGCGCCGCATGGGCTCGGTGCCGAATCCCGGCTCGACGCTCCAGAGCATCCGTCGCGGACAGCTCACCGAGATCGAGTTCCTCAACGGCGCCACCGTGCACGCCGCCGCCGAGCACGGCCTCGCGGCGCCCGTCAACAGCGCGATCGTCGAGCTCGTGCACGAGGTCGAGCGCACGGGCTCGTTCATCCCGCCCGCCGAGGTCGTGCGACGCGTGCCGCCGCGCTAG
- a CDS encoding helix-turn-helix transcriptional regulator has protein sequence MTGAVMARSSPQPARHALAAPDNGSAVEGSFDALRVLEAHAVPVAPTVATRLHRELRGDPAAIVQTAAWMTEAQRRGTESLPDPLPLLDAVEDAVGDGRLEPWEFEVLVAACVCVDDRTEVLLEFAARPIDELIAGGVSRHLAFVAGHFAFADPRMRVWVHGSASLAERTSVHAALAAIYARHRDDDLATWHRALSTLQGDAALVPPLLRMARDALARGEAERAHAVAREATSHAPDGPPREQALLVTGVAAAAAGLVDDAVRALAAVVGSADAEVAAEAMPAYLACLAWRSGGEPGAALEGRLDELARGGVRARRAVARARALAACLCAERGERAAARRWAAAIDEVEHPGEHRVAYAWMAVHAPDHDPSAIVALPVGQGLLPVLAGSLLLALGGDVATAVRHAGQAVPAGLVRRDDVIAGLECSPVARAYRAVVTALLRTWAGDVAGALDALRRGSLEGPVATPFDGLALRLARRLEISVDGRPGVLSRSLATTGAGTSPADALLDRALVDFLAGRDDESATRATLHRELHGPRGVLAIPGVDELPVGDEHGPDAGVGERMPPDAALARRARALAAGATHPRELEASIALARDIESPFERARAEAALGAAWASFGEHLVARRHLVAAETLFEEAGADAWRALARERMARLPHERDAASVSTHDTASSRTDVLAWSDVLTERELEVARLVVEGAGNREIAARLFVSVRTVEVHVGRILAKLGARSRVELIVLAHRAGVTT, from the coding sequence GTGACCGGGGCGGTGATGGCGCGCAGTTCTCCTCAGCCCGCTCGTCACGCCCTCGCCGCGCCCGACAACGGTTCGGCGGTCGAGGGCTCGTTCGACGCCCTGAGGGTCCTCGAGGCTCACGCCGTCCCCGTGGCGCCCACCGTCGCCACCCGACTGCATCGTGAGCTCCGCGGCGATCCCGCCGCGATCGTGCAGACCGCCGCGTGGATGACGGAGGCGCAGCGGCGCGGCACGGAGTCGCTGCCCGACCCGCTGCCGCTCCTCGACGCGGTCGAGGATGCGGTGGGCGACGGACGCCTCGAGCCGTGGGAGTTCGAGGTGCTCGTGGCGGCCTGCGTGTGCGTCGACGACCGCACCGAGGTGCTGCTCGAGTTCGCCGCGCGACCGATCGACGAGCTCATCGCGGGAGGCGTGAGCCGCCACCTCGCGTTCGTGGCGGGGCACTTCGCCTTCGCCGATCCGCGGATGCGCGTGTGGGTGCACGGGAGCGCATCGCTCGCGGAGCGCACGTCGGTGCACGCCGCCCTCGCCGCGATCTATGCGCGACACCGCGACGACGACCTCGCGACGTGGCACCGCGCGCTCAGCACGCTGCAGGGCGATGCGGCCCTCGTTCCGCCGCTCCTGCGCATGGCGCGCGACGCCCTCGCGCGCGGCGAGGCGGAACGAGCGCACGCCGTCGCGCGAGAGGCGACGAGTCACGCGCCCGATGGACCACCGCGCGAGCAGGCGCTCCTCGTGACGGGTGTCGCGGCCGCGGCGGCCGGGCTCGTCGACGACGCCGTGCGCGCCCTCGCGGCCGTCGTCGGCTCGGCGGATGCCGAGGTCGCCGCCGAGGCGATGCCGGCCTACCTCGCGTGCCTCGCGTGGCGGTCCGGAGGGGAGCCGGGCGCGGCGCTCGAGGGGCGTCTGGACGAGCTCGCGCGCGGCGGTGTGCGCGCGCGTCGAGCCGTCGCCCGGGCCCGCGCCCTCGCGGCGTGCCTGTGCGCCGAGCGCGGCGAGCGGGCGGCGGCTCGCCGATGGGCCGCGGCGATCGACGAGGTCGAGCATCCGGGCGAGCATCGCGTCGCATACGCGTGGATGGCCGTGCACGCGCCCGACCACGATCCGTCCGCGATCGTGGCCCTCCCGGTCGGGCAGGGGCTCCTGCCGGTGCTCGCGGGGTCTCTCCTCCTCGCGCTCGGCGGTGACGTCGCGACGGCCGTCCGTCACGCGGGCCAGGCCGTGCCCGCGGGCCTCGTCCGGCGCGACGACGTGATCGCGGGGCTCGAGTGCTCACCCGTGGCGCGTGCGTATCGGGCCGTCGTCACGGCGCTCCTGCGGACCTGGGCGGGAGACGTCGCGGGTGCGCTCGATGCTCTCCGCCGCGGGTCGCTCGAGGGGCCCGTCGCGACGCCGTTCGACGGGCTCGCGCTGCGCCTCGCGCGCAGACTCGAGATCTCCGTCGACGGGCGGCCGGGCGTGCTCTCCCGTTCGCTCGCGACGACGGGCGCCGGCACGAGCCCCGCCGACGCGCTCCTCGACCGCGCGCTCGTCGACTTCCTCGCGGGCCGGGACGACGAGTCCGCGACCCGGGCGACGCTGCATCGCGAGCTCCACGGCCCGCGCGGCGTGCTCGCGATCCCCGGCGTCGACGAGCTGCCGGTCGGCGACGAGCACGGCCCGGATGCCGGCGTGGGCGAGCGCATGCCGCCGGACGCCGCGCTCGCCCGCCGCGCACGCGCCCTCGCGGCCGGCGCGACGCATCCGCGCGAGCTCGAGGCGTCGATCGCGCTCGCACGCGACATCGAGTCGCCCTTCGAGCGCGCGCGCGCAGAGGCCGCTCTCGGCGCCGCGTGGGCCTCATTCGGCGAGCACCTCGTCGCGCGCCGCCACCTCGTCGCGGCCGAGACGCTCTTCGAGGAGGCGGGTGCGGATGCGTGGCGCGCCCTGGCACGTGAGCGCATGGCGCGCCTGCCGCACGAGCGCGACGCCGCATCCGTCTCCACGCACGACACCGCGAGCAGCCGCACGGACGTGCTCGCATGGAGCGACGTGCTCACCGAGCGCGAGCTGGAGGTGGCGCGGCTCGTCGTCGAAGGCGCGGGGAACCGCGAGATCGCGGCGCGGCTGTTCGTCTCCGTGCGCACGGTCGAGGTGCACGTGGGCAGGATCCTCGCGAAGCTCGGAGCCCGCTCACGCGTCGAGCTCATCGTGCTCGCACATCGCGCAGGCGTCACGACCTGA